The following are from one region of the Treponema denticola genome:
- a CDS encoding ABC transporter substrate-binding protein, producing the protein MNKYFNMDESVFDITERFPETIRYLVEKGFTPLTNPLMRKIMGKKISLEKALLTKSLDIDLCEKELIEVIEQNKNIGFAEIDSSLEKKNAQNTGYDDGKKNIRIEGVLPCPIRIPLLEAFKEFHSKYIEENKDELEKQNYKISYDLRSANLGIDWIIKEAQTGKKENLPDILLSAGFELFFDKKLMGSFIENKDFHCSIEKMNKDFCNDYIDLRDGKKNYAIIGVVPAVMIVNTELLRGRKMPETWADLLLPEFENSAAIPFSDLDLFNSVILNIYSRFGDEGIKKLGRACRTSLHPAQMVKGKASLVLKNPKSVVNEPPAVNISPYFFSKMIKEDSALKTVWPKDGAIAAPIFMLVKKENEALTKAFADFFLSEKTGRVFSESGFFPSTNPDVDNRLGEDKKFSWVGWDFIYQNDIGSLLEKIKTDFETAAGKI; encoded by the coding sequence ATGAATAAATATTTTAATATGGATGAAAGTGTTTTTGATATTACCGAACGCTTTCCTGAAACGATAAGATACTTGGTAGAAAAAGGTTTTACCCCTCTTACCAATCCCCTTATGCGCAAAATAATGGGGAAAAAGATTAGTCTTGAAAAAGCCCTCTTAACGAAGAGCCTCGATATAGACTTGTGCGAAAAAGAGCTTATTGAAGTTATCGAACAAAATAAAAATATCGGTTTTGCCGAAATAGATTCAAGCTTAGAAAAGAAAAACGCACAAAACACCGGTTATGATGACGGCAAAAAAAATATAAGGATTGAGGGCGTTCTTCCATGTCCTATAAGAATCCCCTTGCTTGAAGCCTTTAAAGAATTTCATTCCAAGTATATTGAAGAAAATAAAGATGAGCTTGAAAAACAAAACTATAAAATCAGCTATGATCTTCGTTCCGCAAACCTCGGAATCGACTGGATAATAAAAGAAGCTCAAACAGGAAAAAAGGAAAACCTCCCCGATATTCTCCTTTCTGCAGGGTTTGAGCTTTTTTTCGACAAAAAACTAATGGGCTCCTTTATCGAAAACAAAGATTTTCATTGTTCAATCGAAAAAATGAATAAGGACTTTTGCAACGATTATATAGACCTTAGAGACGGCAAAAAAAACTATGCAATTATCGGGGTAGTTCCCGCAGTAATGATTGTAAACACCGAGCTGTTAAGAGGAAGAAAGATGCCCGAAACTTGGGCAGACCTCCTTTTACCTGAATTTGAAAATTCGGCGGCAATCCCCTTCAGCGATTTGGACTTATTTAATTCGGTAATCCTAAATATTTACAGCCGTTTCGGAGATGAAGGTATAAAAAAATTGGGCAGGGCTTGCCGTACCTCTCTTCATCCGGCACAAATGGTAAAGGGAAAAGCGTCTCTGGTTTTAAAAAATCCTAAATCCGTTGTCAATGAACCTCCTGCCGTAAACATAAGCCCCTACTTTTTTTCAAAGATGATAAAAGAAGATTCGGCATTAAAAACGGTTTGGCCCAAAGACGGGGCTATAGCGGCTCCGATTTTTATGCTTGTAAAAAAAGAAAATGAGGCTTTGACAAAGGCCTTTGCGGATTTCTTCCTTTCAGAAAAAACCGGAAGGGTGTTTTCCGAAAGCGGTTTTTTTCCGTCAACGAATCCCGATGTAGATAACCGTTTAGGAGAGGATAAAAAATTTTCTTGGGTAGGTTGGGACTTTATTTATCAAAACGATATAGGTTCTCTTTTGGAAAAAATCAAAACCGATTTTGAAACAGCTGCCGGAAAAATTTAA
- a CDS encoding GTP-binding protein, whose translation MNLIIFSGPPSSGKTSVILKTIDALKKQNIKTGAVKFDCLYTDDDLLYQKAGVPVQKGISGSLCPDHFFVSNIEEAVQWGIKEGLDLLVSESAGLCNRCSPYIKNILGICVIDNLSGINTPKKIGPLLKSADIVVITKGDIVSQAEREVFAARVNAVNPRAVIMHVNGLTGQGAFELSTLLTDKAEDISTVQGMELRFPMPAALCSYCLGETRIGENFQMGNIRKMKIAEEQGRKNEQ comes from the coding sequence ATGAACTTAATAATATTTTCAGGCCCGCCATCGTCGGGCAAAACAAGCGTAATCTTAAAAACAATAGATGCCTTAAAAAAACAAAATATAAAAACGGGGGCAGTAAAATTCGACTGCCTTTATACTGATGATGACCTTCTATATCAAAAGGCCGGAGTTCCCGTCCAAAAAGGAATCTCCGGCTCCCTATGTCCCGACCACTTCTTTGTGTCAAACATAGAGGAGGCCGTGCAATGGGGAATCAAGGAAGGGCTTGACCTTTTGGTAAGCGAGTCCGCAGGGCTTTGCAACCGTTGTTCCCCCTATATAAAAAATATTTTAGGTATCTGCGTAATCGATAACCTGTCGGGGATAAATACTCCAAAAAAAATAGGCCCTCTTTTAAAGTCTGCCGACATTGTAGTTATCACAAAGGGAGACATCGTTTCTCAAGCTGAACGCGAAGTTTTTGCGGCAAGAGTAAATGCCGTAAATCCTAGGGCGGTCATCATGCATGTAAACGGTCTTACGGGCCAAGGCGCCTTTGAGCTCAGCACCCTTTTAACGGATAAGGCCGAGGATATTTCTACGGTACAAGGAATGGAGCTCCGCTTTCCCATGCCTGCCGCCCTTTGCTCTTATTGTTTGGGTGAAACAAGAATAGGAGAAAATTTCCAGATGGGAAATATCCGCAAGATGAAAATTGCCGAAGAACAGGGGAGAAAAAATGAACAATGA
- a CDS encoding ATP-binding cassette domain-containing protein: MNNEFYLSDENTEVKKLSEKSIQDILSEYPFIEDFIKENRLIEIGILKNKAQTLKDFLQSLSDEVCEEEAINREELYSAFFEYIIQMKSFLNLENANEVHSLTILPGTNKSGETENFDELTLYTSQIISIVGPTGSGKSRLLADIEWTAQKDTPTNRSILINGKTPDKTIRFSVNNKLVAQLSQNMNFVMDLSVKEFIELHAESRLIQNKEDAVKNIIEAANNLAGEKFNLDTPITALSGGQSRALMIADTAILSSSPIVLIDEIENAGIDRKKALELLVSKEKIVLMATHDPALALYADKRIVIKNGGIASVIETSKKEKEILAELEIMDAKIQNMRTRLRAGEELGLTS, from the coding sequence ATGAACAATGAATTTTATTTAAGTGATGAAAATACAGAGGTTAAAAAACTTTCTGAAAAATCGATTCAAGATATTTTAAGCGAATACCCTTTTATCGAAGATTTTATCAAGGAAAACCGCTTGATTGAAATAGGTATTTTAAAAAACAAGGCGCAGACTCTAAAAGATTTTTTACAATCGCTTTCCGATGAAGTTTGTGAAGAAGAAGCAATAAACAGAGAAGAACTTTACTCTGCATTTTTTGAATACATAATTCAAATGAAGTCTTTCCTTAATTTGGAAAATGCAAACGAGGTTCACAGCCTCACAATTCTTCCCGGAACAAACAAGTCAGGCGAAACCGAAAACTTTGATGAGCTTACCCTTTATACCTCTCAAATTATTTCGATTGTAGGCCCGACAGGTTCGGGAAAATCAAGGCTCCTTGCCGATATCGAGTGGACTGCTCAAAAGGATACTCCTACAAACCGCAGCATTTTAATTAACGGTAAAACACCCGATAAGACAATCCGTTTTTCGGTAAACAATAAACTTGTAGCCCAGCTCTCGCAAAATATGAACTTTGTAATGGATTTATCCGTCAAGGAATTTATCGAGCTTCATGCGGAAAGCCGGCTTATCCAAAACAAGGAAGATGCGGTAAAAAATATCATAGAGGCGGCAAACAATCTTGCGGGCGAAAAATTTAATTTGGATACACCGATAACGGCCTTGAGCGGAGGACAGTCGAGGGCTCTTATGATTGCGGATACAGCTATTTTAAGCTCCTCTCCCATCGTTCTCATAGACGAAATAGAAAATGCAGGCATTGACCGCAAAAAGGCCTTGGAACTCTTGGTTTCAAAGGAAAAAATTGTTTTAATGGCCACACACGATCCGGCTCTGGCCCTCTATGCGGATAAGCGAATAGTTATCAAAAACGGAGGAATAGCATCCGTTATAGAAACTTCAAAAAAAGAAAAAGAAATCCTTGCCGAGCTTGAAATTATGGATGCAAAAATTCAAAATATGAGAACAAGGTTAAGGGCTGGAGAAGAACTTGGGCTCACAAGCTAG
- a CDS encoding heavy metal translocating P-type ATPase — MNFYIAHRLPGRLRLRYSRRSLSRKQAVLVETLVSLQEGIKSISVNSVSGSILIEYSGISEDEALSYIKALNSSYLENEELLASVDEPIVSESLTVSLGMLLAEFFMRRLLPIPVRRILALFSIMPRVKGGMRALKGGRPFCAETLDATALSLSYATGDLNTAGTIAMMLEMGEILEEYTRRKSYENLTRSFLNTKETVHVLKDGNETEISANLLQAGDTVILRIGSVIPADGTVVSGEASVNQASMTGEGLPVHKVSGDTVFASTVVEEGEIHVCVKACGRETRVSKIADMIDRSQSLKAASQIKSERTADKLVFYNFLLAGLTYAFTRNFAKAASTLLVDYSCAMKLSAPVCVLSAMKNCAEHGITVKGGKFLEDFARADTIVFDKTGTLTESQPSVKKIITFGGRPEKDVLKIAACLEEHFPHSLARAVVREAENRGIKHREEHTKVSYILAHGLASTLNGEELRIGSAHFIFDDEGIPKTEEAEKAIEDLSKSGCSQLYLSIGKELASIIAIEDPVRPEAKEVVSELHKLGIKNIIMLTGDGPQTARSIAEKTGIDRYHAQALPDTKAGFIKELKADGKKIVMIGDGINDSPALSEADVGIAMGQASSIAGETADILLPDDGLRALPILRRIATGLIKRINVNNKAIIGINSALIAGELAGSIPPATAALVHNGSTVAIGMSAMRSYEQPLAESI; from the coding sequence ATGAATTTTTATATTGCTCACCGCCTCCCTGGGCGTTTGCGTTTGAGGTATAGCCGGAGAAGTTTAAGCCGCAAACAAGCCGTTCTTGTAGAGACTCTTGTGTCTTTACAAGAAGGTATAAAGTCGATAAGTGTAAATTCTGTTTCAGGAAGTATCTTAATTGAATATTCGGGGATAAGCGAAGACGAAGCTCTTTCTTATATAAAAGCTCTAAATTCTTCTTACCTTGAAAATGAAGAACTATTAGCGAGTGTGGATGAACCTATAGTGAGCGAGAGTTTAACGGTTTCCTTGGGGATGCTGCTTGCGGAATTTTTTATGCGCAGGCTTTTACCTATTCCTGTCCGCAGAATACTGGCTCTCTTTTCAATTATGCCCCGTGTAAAAGGCGGAATGAGAGCCTTGAAAGGGGGCAGGCCTTTTTGTGCCGAAACCTTAGATGCAACGGCTCTTTCGCTTTCTTATGCGACGGGAGACCTAAACACAGCCGGTACCATCGCAATGATGCTTGAAATGGGCGAAATCTTGGAAGAGTATACCCGCCGTAAGTCCTATGAAAATTTAACCCGCAGTTTTTTGAATACAAAGGAAACGGTGCATGTTCTAAAAGACGGAAATGAAACTGAAATTTCCGCCAATCTTCTTCAAGCCGGAGATACGGTTATTCTTAGGATAGGGTCGGTTATTCCTGCAGACGGAACGGTCGTATCGGGCGAGGCTTCCGTTAATCAGGCTTCAATGACGGGAGAAGGACTTCCCGTGCACAAGGTCTCGGGAGATACCGTTTTTGCTTCTACCGTCGTTGAGGAGGGGGAGATCCATGTATGCGTAAAGGCTTGCGGACGGGAAACCAGAGTGAGTAAGATAGCCGATATGATTGACCGCTCTCAATCTTTAAAGGCGGCTTCACAAATCAAATCCGAAAGGACTGCGGATAAACTTGTTTTTTATAACTTTTTACTTGCAGGCTTGACCTACGCCTTTACCCGTAACTTTGCAAAGGCAGCCTCGACTCTTCTTGTCGATTATTCTTGTGCAATGAAGTTATCTGCTCCTGTCTGCGTGCTTTCAGCCATGAAAAACTGTGCAGAGCACGGTATTACCGTAAAGGGCGGAAAGTTTTTAGAAGACTTTGCCCGGGCGGATACAATCGTATTCGATAAGACGGGAACTCTTACGGAATCCCAGCCCTCGGTTAAAAAGATAATTACCTTCGGCGGCAGGCCGGAAAAAGATGTATTAAAAATAGCGGCCTGTCTTGAAGAGCATTTTCCTCATTCGCTTGCAAGGGCCGTTGTACGGGAAGCCGAAAACAGGGGAATTAAACACAGAGAAGAACATACAAAAGTTTCCTATATTTTAGCCCATGGCCTTGCTTCTACCTTAAATGGAGAGGAGCTACGCATAGGCAGTGCTCATTTTATATTCGATGATGAGGGTATTCCAAAAACGGAAGAAGCCGAAAAAGCTATTGAAGATTTGTCGAAGAGCGGCTGTTCTCAGTTATATTTATCGATAGGAAAAGAACTTGCCAGTATTATTGCGATAGAAGATCCTGTTCGCCCCGAAGCAAAAGAAGTTGTTTCAGAACTTCACAAACTGGGAATAAAAAACATAATCATGCTTACAGGGGACGGCCCCCAAACCGCACGCAGCATAGCCGAAAAGACGGGGATTGACCGTTATCATGCTCAGGCTCTTCCCGACACAAAGGCCGGTTTTATTAAAGAGTTAAAAGCGGATGGTAAAAAAATAGTTATGATAGGCGACGGGATAAACGATTCTCCCGCCCTGTCGGAAGCGGATGTAGGAATTGCAATGGGGCAGGCTTCTTCGATAGCAGGAGAAACCGCCGACATTCTTTTGCCGGATGACGGCCTAAGGGCCTTACCCATTTTAAGGCGTATAGCAACGGGCTTGATCAAAAGAATCAATGTAAACAATAAGGCGATTATCGGCATTAACTCAGCCCTTATTGCAGGGGAACTTGCGGGCTCAATTCCTCCGGCTACGGCGGCCTTAGTTCATAACGGTTCGACGGTTGCCATAGGTATGTCTGCAATGAGAAGCTATGAGCAGCCCCTTGCCGAATCTATTTAA
- a CDS encoding DUF6110 family protein, giving the protein MTRWGAFALGVVAGGAAVLLARNANFKKACAKVVGAGLKLKDDAAAFVETVKEDAQDIMAEAAYNKEAASAAN; this is encoded by the coding sequence ATGACCAGATGGGGAGCATTTGCACTCGGTGTTGTTGCAGGCGGTGCCGCAGTTCTTTTAGCCAGAAACGCTAATTTTAAAAAGGCTTGTGCCAAGGTAGTTGGGGCCGGCTTAAAATTAAAAGACGACGCAGCCGCTTTCGTTGAAACCGTAAAAGAAGACGCTCAAGATATAATGGCGGAAGCAGCTTATAACAAAGAAGCCGCTTCGGCAGCAAACTAG
- the ftsH gene encoding ATP-dependent zinc metalloprotease FtsH, whose translation MSKNNDDKNQNDPFNFFNFGPDSDGDDKKSPKKPFFSLWLLAPLVVIIFILINQLMVLNSSALIPFSEFKDRITTGQIKKVVLGPVYFTGYTSIQDNDSSNTSLFSFLSVQKNTNEYVTVGIYTSEFLQLLDDHHVVYHVKPKERSYIVELLLQWVLPFLLIFLVWRAIMRRMTKGMGGLGGSIFSPGQARSAAIDEGKVETRFKDVAGVDEAKEELMEVVDFLKYPQKYTEIGGKIPRGVLLVGPPGTGKTLLARAVAGEAGVPFFRISGSDFVEMFVGVGASRVRDLFRQAREKAPCIIFIDELDAIGKSRHNSYSSNDEREQTLNQLLVEMDGFDNKTGLILLAATNRPDVLDPALLRPGRFDRQVVVDRPDVKGREQILKLHAENVKLDASADLSAIARITAGCSGADLANIINEAALLAVRGKRKTVIMTDLDEAVEKAMIGLQKKSRVIREEERKVIAYHETGHAIVGSFTDGADKVHKVTIVPRGTSTLGYTFHIPEDDKHIVTEKQLLAEIDVLLGGRAAEQVKFNMVSTGAANDLTRATDIARSLITDYGMSSKFKNVALSKRGAGYLGDNEPRLVREYAETTQQYIDEEIAKIINTRYEGVIKMLNEKKHLLEKIATTLLEKETIENEEFDAIIAEEKAPKLFEKEDE comes from the coding sequence ATGAGTAAAAATAACGACGATAAAAACCAAAACGATCCCTTTAACTTTTTTAATTTCGGACCGGATTCCGATGGAGACGATAAAAAATCTCCCAAGAAGCCGTTTTTTTCTTTATGGCTTTTAGCGCCGCTTGTAGTTATCATTTTTATCTTAATTAATCAGTTAATGGTGCTCAATAGTTCCGCCCTGATTCCTTTTTCTGAATTTAAGGATAGAATTACAACGGGACAGATAAAAAAGGTTGTTCTCGGCCCTGTTTATTTTACCGGTTATACCAGCATACAGGATAATGATTCTTCAAATACCTCTTTATTTTCATTTTTGTCGGTACAAAAAAATACTAATGAATATGTAACAGTCGGGATATACACCTCGGAGTTTTTACAGCTTTTGGATGACCATCATGTGGTTTATCATGTAAAGCCTAAGGAAAGAAGTTATATTGTTGAGCTTCTTTTACAGTGGGTTCTCCCCTTCCTTTTGATATTCCTTGTTTGGCGTGCCATCATGAGGCGGATGACCAAGGGGATGGGCGGTTTGGGCGGAAGTATTTTTTCTCCCGGGCAGGCTAGAAGTGCTGCAATCGACGAGGGAAAGGTTGAAACCCGCTTTAAGGATGTCGCAGGCGTCGATGAAGCTAAAGAAGAATTAATGGAAGTTGTAGACTTCTTAAAATATCCTCAAAAATATACCGAAATAGGCGGAAAGATTCCGCGAGGTGTTCTTTTGGTAGGTCCTCCCGGAACGGGAAAAACCCTTCTTGCGCGAGCCGTTGCAGGAGAAGCAGGGGTTCCCTTCTTTAGAATAAGCGGCTCGGACTTTGTCGAAATGTTTGTCGGTGTAGGAGCTTCCCGTGTGCGTGACCTATTCAGGCAGGCCCGTGAAAAAGCTCCCTGTATTATCTTTATAGACGAATTGGATGCTATCGGAAAATCGCGTCATAATTCTTACAGCTCAAATGATGAGCGGGAACAAACTTTGAACCAGCTTTTGGTTGAAATGGATGGCTTTGACAATAAGACGGGCTTGATTCTTTTGGCTGCCACCAACCGCCCCGATGTTTTGGATCCGGCCTTGTTAAGACCCGGCCGCTTTGACAGGCAGGTTGTGGTTGACCGCCCCGATGTAAAGGGAAGAGAGCAGATTCTTAAGCTTCATGCAGAAAATGTAAAACTGGATGCTTCGGCCGACTTGTCTGCGATAGCCCGAATTACAGCCGGCTGTTCAGGTGCCGACCTTGCAAATATTATAAACGAGGCCGCTCTTTTGGCTGTCCGAGGAAAAAGAAAGACCGTCATTATGACTGACTTGGATGAAGCCGTTGAAAAGGCAATGATAGGCTTACAGAAAAAATCCCGCGTAATCCGCGAAGAAGAAAGAAAAGTAATAGCCTATCATGAAACAGGTCATGCCATCGTGGGCAGCTTTACCGATGGAGCCGATAAGGTACATAAGGTAACTATTGTTCCGCGCGGAACCTCGACTTTGGGCTATACCTTCCATATTCCCGAAGACGATAAACACATCGTTACCGAAAAACAGCTTTTGGCCGAGATAGATGTTCTTTTAGGAGGCCGTGCCGCCGAACAGGTAAAATTCAATATGGTTTCTACCGGAGCTGCAAACGATTTAACCCGTGCCACCGATATTGCCCGAAGCCTTATAACCGATTACGGTATGAGTTCTAAATTTAAAAACGTAGCCTTGAGCAAGCGGGGTGCCGGATATCTTGGCGATAATGAACCCAGGTTGGTGCGTGAATATGCCGAAACAACCCAGCAATACATCGATGAAGAAATCGCAAAGATAATCAATACCCGATATGAGGGTGTTATAAAAATGCTGAACGAAAAAAAGCATCTTTTGGAAAAGATAGCAACAACCCTTTTAGAAAAGGAAACCATAGAAAACGAAGAATTCGATGCGATAATCGCTGAGGAGAAGGCTCCTAAACTTTTTGAAAAAGAAGATGAGTAG